In a genomic window of Nocardia fluminea:
- the trhA gene encoding PAQR family membrane homeostasis protein TrhA, with protein sequence MLTEIATVVKPRFRGWIHTWAVGVAAVAVTVLVVFGFLTSPTAGWSTLLYGISVCALFGVSAVYHRVTWASVRTRVRMKRADHSMIFLFIAGSYTPFALLGLPGRTGQILLVVVWAGALAGVALKLLWPTAPAWVGVPLYLLLGWAIVPVAPELLHNVGVAPLVLLAVGGVIYSVGAVLYATKWPNPWPDFGHHEFFHAATVVAALCHYIAIWLVVLG encoded by the coding sequence GTGCTGACTGAGATCGCCACGGTGGTCAAGCCACGCTTTCGTGGCTGGATCCATACCTGGGCGGTAGGGGTCGCCGCTGTCGCCGTGACGGTGCTCGTGGTGTTCGGGTTCCTCACGTCGCCGACGGCCGGGTGGTCGACGCTGCTCTACGGCATCTCGGTGTGCGCGCTGTTCGGGGTGAGCGCGGTGTATCACCGGGTCACCTGGGCGAGCGTGCGGACGCGGGTGCGGATGAAGCGGGCCGACCACTCGATGATCTTTCTGTTCATCGCGGGCAGTTACACGCCGTTCGCGCTGCTCGGATTGCCCGGGCGAACCGGGCAGATCCTGCTGGTCGTGGTGTGGGCGGGGGCTCTCGCCGGAGTGGCGTTGAAGCTGTTGTGGCCCACCGCACCCGCCTGGGTGGGCGTGCCGCTGTACCTGCTGCTGGGATGGGCGATCGTGCCCGTGGCCCCCGAGCTGCTGCACAACGTGGGTGTGGCGCCGCTGGTGCTGCTCGCGGTCGGTGGCGTGATCTACAGCGTGGGGGCTGTTCTCTACGCGACCAAGTGGCCCAACCCCTGGCCGGACTTCGGGCACCACGAGTTCTTCCACGCGGCGACGGTGGTCGCGGCGCTGTGTCACTACATCGCCATCTGGCTGGTCGTGCTCGGCTGA
- a CDS encoding isoprenyl transferase has protein sequence MEFLGRVRGLPYRIYEARLSQQLADKQHPRHVAVMCDGNRRWARENGFTDVSHGHRVGALKIAELVGWCSDQGIEMVTVYLLSTENLRRDPEELETLFEVITDVVEELSAPEQNWSVRIVGSLAGFPELIAKRLRVAAERTSGRDGVHVNVAVGYGGRQEITDAVRSLVRQEIASGESGEDLVQSITVDAIGQHLYTSGQPDPDLVIRTSGEQRLSGFLLWQSAYSEIWFTEAYWPEFRRVDFLRALRDYAARHRRFGV, from the coding sequence GTGGAGTTTCTTGGTCGGGTGCGTGGATTGCCGTACCGCATCTACGAAGCCAGGCTGTCGCAGCAGCTGGCAGACAAGCAGCACCCTCGCCATGTCGCTGTCATGTGCGACGGCAATCGACGCTGGGCGCGCGAGAACGGGTTCACCGATGTGAGCCACGGCCATCGCGTCGGCGCCTTGAAGATCGCCGAGCTCGTCGGCTGGTGCTCGGACCAGGGCATCGAGATGGTCACCGTCTACCTGCTCTCCACCGAGAATCTGCGCCGCGACCCCGAAGAGCTGGAGACCCTGTTCGAGGTCATCACCGATGTCGTGGAGGAACTCTCCGCCCCGGAGCAGAACTGGAGCGTGCGGATCGTCGGGTCGCTCGCGGGTTTCCCCGAGCTGATCGCCAAGCGGCTGCGGGTGGCCGCCGAGCGCACGAGCGGGCGCGACGGCGTGCACGTGAACGTCGCGGTGGGCTACGGCGGACGCCAGGAGATCACCGACGCGGTGCGCTCACTGGTACGCCAGGAGATCGCCTCGGGCGAGTCGGGTGAGGACCTGGTGCAGTCGATCACGGTCGACGCGATCGGTCAGCACCTCTACACCTCCGGGCAGCCCGACCCGGATCTGGTGATCAGAACCTCTGGTGAGCAGCGACTTTCGGGTTTCCTGTTGTGGCAGAGCGCCTATTCGGAGATCTGGTTCACCGAGGCGTATTGGCCGGAGTTCCGGCGCGTCGACTTTCTGCGCGCGCTCAGGGATTACGCCGCGCGGCACCGCCGTTTCGGCGTGTGA